The following coding sequences lie in one Phragmites australis chromosome 8, lpPhrAust1.1, whole genome shotgun sequence genomic window:
- the LOC133926240 gene encoding uncharacterized protein LOC133926240, whose translation MFMEMRSLFHFWFLSTGLSSVLELHSAVVSSVLDILLKPMSWGISIEWGQTFPFSHAYFPREQSDLLVILTGPLSCTSFVHLVSYISGLVHLDKTRTSHSSQKNLQLQPSKGLVKYNSVWSMIMNFPVWFSFATTLLFHREGSQDYLSETLSKEIIAESISDVSLAQRAAFYLSWVLWPSNDDQCQMLANNILELSHSWARNNKKRPSYHTSTVNHRRELRIPTAGDSEKLLVPTNPVSSLIKIFDDRRVKLFSATAISQVEAEELSDFRPSCHNLLHLWILLGVLLVSSSCVNESCDMLLRYTSTGQVLESNEVHIKTKDHVGNDGFAASCRGIAERWALSGAYLIFGWLDIVEDMSSVIFDCEDICHRFVSQLRTKTGPYLLKCVKLLLEVLDEADQDRDYVIDLHNRLLNWNKNGQCCEAFKDVILQMNKKFNLPL comes from the exons GGGTCTGAGTTCTGTGCTAGAACTTCACAGTGCAGTGGTATCATCGGTATTAGACATTCTTCTGAAGCCAATGTCATGGGGAATATCCATAGAATGGGGACAGACTTTCCCCTTTTCACATGCTTACTTCCCAAGGGAACAAAGTGACTTGCTTGTGATACTAACTGGGCCCTTATCATGTACAAGTTTTGTGCACCTAGTTTCTTATATCAGTGGCTTGGTTCATTTGGATAAAACAAGAACCAGTCATTCTTCGCAGAAGAACTTACAACTTCAACCATCGAAGGGATTAGTAAAATATAATTCTGTGTG GTCCATGATTATGAATTTCCCTGTTTGGTTCAGTTTTGCAACTACTTTACTTTTCCATCGAGAAGGTTCACAAGATTATTTATCGGAAACATTATCCAAGGAGATAATTGCTGAATCAATAAGTGATGTCAGTCTTGCTCAGAGGGCAGCCTTTTATCTTTCTTGGGTGCTATGGCCTTCTAATGATGATCAATGCCAGATGCTGGCTAACAATATTTTGGAGTTATCACATTCTTGGGCCAGGAACAACAAAAAACGACCAAGCTACCATACTAGTACCGTTAATCATAGGAGGGAACTGCGAATACCCACAGCTGGGGACTCAGAGAAACTCCTTGTGCCAACCAACCCTGTAAGCTCTCTGATTAAAATTTTTGATGATCGCCGTGTAAAACTTTTCAGCGCAACTGCCATTTCTCAAGTCGAAGCTGAAGAACTATCAGACTTCCGTCCCTCATGCCATAATCTTTTGCATCTGTGGATTCTTTTAGGAGTATTGCTTGTATCATCTAGTTGTGTTAACGAGAGCTGTGACATGCTTCTGCGCTACACAAGCACTGGGCAGGTTCTGGAGTCAAATGAGGTGCATataaaaacaaaagatcatgTTGGTAATGATGGTTTCGCAGCCAGCTGCAGAGGTATTGCTGAAAGATGGGCTTTGAGTGGTGCATATCTCATCTTTGGCTGGCTTGACATTGTCGAGGATATGTCTTCAGTGATATTTGATTGCGAAGATATCTGTCATCGTTTCGTCAGTCAACTCAGAACCAAGACAGGCCCATACCTGCTCAAGTGTGTAAAGTTATTACTTGAAGTGCTGGATGAGGCAGATCAAGATAGAGATTATGTAATCGATCTTCATAATAGGTTGTTAAACTGGAACAAGAATGGGCAGTGCTGTGAGGCATTTAAGGATGTTATCCTTCAAATGAATAAAAAGTTTAATCTTCCTTTGTAG